A window of the Isosphaera pallida ATCC 43644 genome harbors these coding sequences:
- a CDS encoding PAS domain S-box protein — protein MTSNYQSGETVGTNAHPLQPRRMVSAVPRPPRGWRRGIAAAIVGVAGVAGLLGASLAGFPGMDGQATHVWGLGFGLVVGSLAAILLRGTVFQALEDYLGRTEEFHRQLAETSIDAVLLLNDRQSVVSINEAAERIFQGSTADLVGRDFDEMMDDTKERDLATGVPQLITLVGRVTMKRLTQERFPAEVKMTKVRMPGNRSMVVAVVRDLSALERVETENERNRALVERLFAAHPDALAYKDERGLYRMANPAYCRWLGRSALEVLRQSDRNLLPPEEADREQRDDQFTINAGTTQVFERQRRGDGQKGVRHYQIIRTPLPLSDQPDSSGVLVSVRDITKLKEIELRLRENQERLKLIFRCNPSPMVLSDALNGRIVAVNDAFTRLVGLTEAQASGRSLEDLGLDPQTMVPEEQAGGSRQDPRVTGSDTTALNNDMFTFRPGTLRTARGELMPIGVSHARFQAGNQTWWLTVLADTTPQRQLERSKNDAQREQRELRREWAMLVGGLALRGLAELRDLALRVPQAQSPDLMRRLEDVLDLSQLFRQTESRLVFQPFDPQRLPAQILAHLEGCSTPTPRTPLPIQVTSTIAPHIQCELDTNRLVRILAALVEELTPWTIHRRSISIEVAIISDPVLEKGRRDTSRSFQSVRVTFVVAIKPPSDQIEAPYQSITPFPPPPKAGDLGLGFLIAQGFVEALRGRWWMESDAFAGPSIRFELHGRIVERSETEFGTELAVASACDLATVTSAPHTTRPVASLGPARPRVLLIAPRAMSGCELAARLSELGCDVLTTSQGEDGLRLWRQRRFDLVLIDLDLLAPDPVTVVRRIRREEAIFHQVPLVIALTYDSSDHLDTLAKESGFDALVRLPLGRAVLNHCLVEPTRRWMLQHRASPSPSPSPSLPLNPLPPFSKTDSPAASFGSKPPTH, from the coding sequence ATGACGTCGAATTATCAAAGCGGCGAGACAGTGGGAACCAACGCTCATCCACTCCAACCGAGGCGGATGGTCAGCGCGGTTCCCAGACCTCCAAGAGGATGGCGGCGCGGGATCGCGGCGGCGATTGTCGGCGTGGCGGGGGTAGCGGGTCTGCTAGGCGCGTCGTTGGCGGGTTTTCCAGGGATGGACGGCCAAGCGACCCATGTTTGGGGTTTGGGGTTCGGTCTGGTGGTGGGGAGTTTGGCGGCGATTCTGCTTCGTGGCACGGTGTTCCAAGCCCTGGAGGACTATCTGGGGCGAACCGAAGAGTTTCATCGCCAATTGGCGGAAACCTCGATCGACGCGGTGTTGTTGCTCAACGATCGGCAAAGCGTGGTTTCGATCAACGAGGCTGCTGAACGGATCTTTCAGGGTTCTACCGCCGACCTGGTAGGTCGAGACTTCGACGAGATGATGGATGACACCAAGGAGCGCGATCTGGCCACCGGGGTTCCTCAACTGATTACCTTGGTTGGTCGGGTGACCATGAAGCGTCTGACTCAAGAGCGGTTCCCCGCCGAGGTTAAAATGACCAAAGTACGAATGCCGGGGAATCGGAGCATGGTGGTCGCGGTGGTGCGCGACCTGAGCGCGTTAGAGCGGGTTGAAACCGAAAACGAACGCAATCGGGCGCTGGTGGAACGCCTTTTCGCCGCCCACCCCGACGCTTTGGCCTACAAGGACGAACGGGGACTTTACCGCATGGCCAACCCTGCTTATTGCCGTTGGCTGGGTCGGTCCGCTTTGGAGGTGCTTCGCCAGTCCGACCGCAATTTGCTTCCTCCCGAGGAGGCCGACCGCGAACAACGGGACGATCAATTCACCATAAACGCGGGAACGACCCAGGTCTTTGAGCGTCAGCGACGCGGGGACGGTCAGAAAGGCGTTCGCCACTATCAAATCATTCGCACCCCCCTTCCGCTCTCGGACCAACCGGATTCCTCTGGAGTGTTGGTCAGCGTGCGGGACATTACCAAACTCAAGGAGATTGAACTGCGGTTGAGGGAAAACCAGGAACGTCTCAAACTGATTTTCCGGTGCAACCCTTCGCCAATGGTACTGAGCGACGCGCTCAACGGGCGGATCGTGGCAGTCAACGACGCCTTCACCCGCTTAGTGGGTTTGACCGAAGCGCAAGCCTCCGGGCGTAGCCTGGAGGATTTAGGTTTGGATCCCCAGACGATGGTGCCGGAGGAGCAGGCAGGTGGCTCTCGGCAAGATCCCAGGGTTACCGGTTCGGACACCACTGCGCTGAACAACGATATGTTCACCTTCCGCCCCGGCACGCTCCGCACAGCGCGGGGGGAATTGATGCCGATTGGGGTCAGTCACGCGCGGTTTCAGGCGGGCAACCAGACGTGGTGGCTCACCGTTTTGGCCGACACCACCCCTCAACGTCAGTTGGAACGCTCGAAGAACGACGCCCAACGGGAACAACGCGAACTGAGGCGGGAATGGGCCATGCTGGTGGGTGGTCTGGCGCTAAGGGGCCTCGCGGAACTCCGCGATCTGGCCCTTCGCGTCCCCCAAGCACAATCCCCCGACCTTATGCGACGTCTGGAGGATGTTCTTGACCTGTCCCAACTCTTCCGGCAAACCGAATCCCGCCTCGTCTTTCAGCCCTTCGATCCCCAAAGGTTGCCTGCCCAGATATTAGCCCATCTGGAGGGATGCTCGACTCCAACGCCTCGGACTCCTCTACCCATTCAAGTCACATCCACCATCGCTCCCCACATCCAATGCGAGCTGGACACGAACCGCCTGGTCCGCATTCTAGCCGCGCTGGTCGAGGAGCTGACGCCTTGGACGATCCATCGTCGTTCCATTTCCATCGAGGTGGCAATCATTTCGGATCCTGTCCTGGAAAAGGGTCGGCGCGACACTTCCAGGTCGTTCCAATCGGTTCGCGTGACTTTTGTCGTGGCGATCAAGCCGCCCAGTGACCAGATCGAAGCGCCGTATCAATCGATCACCCCCTTCCCTCCACCTCCCAAGGCAGGCGATCTCGGTCTGGGTTTCCTCATCGCCCAGGGGTTCGTGGAGGCGCTTCGAGGGCGTTGGTGGATGGAGTCGGATGCGTTCGCGGGTCCCTCGATCCGCTTCGAGCTTCACGGTCGAATTGTTGAAAGGTCAGAGACCGAGTTTGGAACCGAGTTGGCGGTGGCCTCGGCTTGCGACCTTGCGACGGTGACGTCGGCCCCTCACACGACCCGCCCCGTTGCATCTCTAGGACCGGCTCGTCCCCGTGTGTTGTTAATCGCCCCTCGCGCAATGTCGGGCTGCGAACTGGCGGCACGTCTTAGCGAATTAGGATGTGATGTTCTGACCACTTCCCAAGGCGAGGACGGTCTGCGTCTTTGGAGACAACGGCGGTTCGATCTCGTGCTGATCGACCTCGACCTCCTTGCGCCGGATCCCGTGACCGTGGTTCGGCGGATTCGCCGCGAAGAAGCGATTTTCCACCAGGTTCCCCTGGTGATTGCGTTGACCTACGACTCCAGCGACCACCTAGACACCCTCGCCAAGGAATCCGGCTTTGACGCCTTGGTCCGGCTGCCGTTGGGACGCGCGGTGTTGAATCACTGTCTCGTTGAACCGACCCGGCGTTGGATGCTTCAACACCGTGCCTCTCCCTCTCCGTCCCCATCCCCATCCCTCCCCCTCAATCCGCTTCCACCTTTCTCCAAAACTGACTCGCCCGCGGCTTCGTTTGGTTCTAAGCCCCCTACCCATTGA
- a CDS encoding M28 family metallopeptidase produces MPILTKPNKANDRHPSDHPRVTRWLSWIAVPTALFVTFAPTTAQDQPLRLDPASARLERLRNDVTLLASPEFEGRSGLGAVKSAHFVEGRFRDLQLQPGFGVSYLQEIIPATARLPKPNLPQEIPPAQHDDAQAEASPRVVWGRNVAGALIGSDPQLSHEWIILSAHHDHLGKRGDVYYPGADDNASAVAMMLETARELTEQSRRGAGPSRSILFVAFDLEEVGLIGSRYFADHPPFPLDRVRLFITADMLGRSLAGVCDEFVFVMGSEHAPQLQPLLSDAAQGRSIRLAPLGVDVVGTRSDYAPFRSRHVPFLFFSTGESREYHTPRDVAETLNYPKLRETTELIADLVARASELRGNAAPSWSETPHHSLEEVRTIRDVLRRLQERGDEVQLDGLRNLAITRILPTLDRALERKAITPAERKAMVRVAQLVLSGLSNSSWF; encoded by the coding sequence ATGCCGATCCTCACAAAACCAAACAAGGCCAACGATCGGCACCCGTCAGACCACCCGAGGGTGACGCGGTGGCTAAGTTGGATCGCCGTTCCAACGGCATTGTTCGTCACCTTCGCCCCAACGACCGCTCAAGATCAGCCTCTCCGGCTTGACCCAGCCTCGGCGCGGCTTGAACGCCTGCGAAATGACGTCACCCTCCTCGCTTCACCCGAATTCGAAGGCCGATCCGGCCTGGGTGCGGTCAAGTCAGCCCACTTCGTCGAAGGTCGATTCCGCGACTTGCAACTCCAACCTGGCTTTGGCGTTAGCTATCTTCAAGAAATCATCCCCGCCACGGCTCGACTTCCTAAACCAAACCTACCTCAGGAGATTCCTCCCGCCCAGCACGATGATGCCCAGGCGGAGGCGTCCCCCCGAGTGGTCTGGGGACGAAATGTCGCAGGGGCGTTGATCGGGTCGGACCCGCAGTTAAGTCACGAGTGGATCATCCTCTCGGCTCATCACGACCATCTCGGAAAACGAGGCGACGTCTATTATCCCGGGGCCGACGACAACGCCTCGGCGGTGGCGATGATGTTGGAGACGGCGCGGGAGTTGACGGAGCAATCCCGACGGGGAGCGGGTCCGTCCCGCTCGATTTTGTTCGTGGCGTTCGACCTGGAGGAAGTCGGCTTGATCGGCTCACGCTACTTCGCCGACCATCCGCCATTCCCGCTCGATCGCGTTCGTTTATTCATCACGGCAGACATGCTGGGCCGATCGTTGGCAGGGGTTTGCGACGAGTTCGTCTTCGTCATGGGTTCAGAACATGCCCCCCAGCTTCAACCGTTGTTGAGCGATGCAGCCCAGGGACGTTCGATCCGTTTGGCTCCGTTGGGCGTGGACGTGGTAGGCACCCGGAGCGACTACGCTCCGTTTCGCTCGCGGCATGTGCCGTTTCTCTTCTTCAGCACCGGCGAATCGCGGGAATATCACACTCCGCGCGACGTGGCCGAAACCCTCAACTACCCCAAGCTCCGGGAGACCACCGAGTTGATCGCCGATCTGGTCGCCCGAGCGTCGGAACTTCGCGGCAACGCAGCCCCATCCTGGTCCGAGACGCCTCACCACTCGTTGGAGGAGGTCCGAACCATCCGTGACGTTCTCAGACGGTTGCAAGAGCGAGGCGACGAGGTGCAGCTGGACGGTTTGAGGAACTTGGCCATCACCCGCATCCTACCCACGCTCGATCGCGCGCTCGAGCGAAAAGCAATAACCCCAGCAGAACGCAAAGCAATGGTTCGCGTCGCCCAACTGGTATTATCCGGCTTGTCGAATTCATCGTGGTTTTGA
- a CDS encoding M20 family metallopeptidase: MTPIPDPPSIPDPSNDDRDDAVVDLLTRLVAIPSINPMGRAIALDDPLHREGRMGDFLAGWLEARGIPYQRQEAQPGRPNLVARYDAPAARRTLLFEVHLDTVPVEGMTIDPFGGEQRDGRLYGRGACDVKGALAAMLLALARLARERPPGSASVILAMVSDEEFTHAGVSHLVTTGVVRDIDLAIVAEPTGFDLVNRHKGTARWRIRTRGVACHSSTPELGRNAVYAMAPVVMGLEAHARALRRPDLDLGGPTLSVGTIHGGVSVNVVPEECVIEIDRRLMPGESSREAIDAANRAVLETPGVDPTQTSFEPPWIVSPALEEHASWEWLGPLADSIERTLGRRPAVRGVAFGTDAGVLNQAGIPCVVLGPGDIAQAHTKEEWISLVQLCQAVEVYDRLARDLG, translated from the coding sequence ATGACGCCAATCCCCGATCCTCCTTCGATCCCTGACCCATCGAACGATGACCGCGACGACGCGGTGGTGGACCTCCTCACGCGGTTGGTGGCGATCCCCAGCATCAACCCAATGGGTCGCGCCATCGCGCTTGACGATCCCCTGCATCGGGAAGGACGCATGGGCGACTTCCTAGCCGGTTGGCTGGAGGCGCGCGGAATTCCCTACCAGCGTCAGGAGGCCCAACCAGGACGACCTAATCTGGTTGCCCGTTACGACGCTCCCGCTGCGCGTCGCACCCTGTTGTTTGAGGTTCACCTGGACACCGTGCCGGTCGAGGGAATGACCATCGACCCCTTCGGCGGCGAACAGCGCGATGGACGGTTGTACGGTCGAGGTGCCTGCGACGTGAAGGGGGCGTTGGCGGCGATGCTCCTGGCGTTAGCGCGGCTCGCGCGGGAACGACCACCCGGGTCGGCCTCGGTGATCCTGGCGATGGTGAGCGACGAGGAATTCACCCACGCTGGGGTGTCGCATCTGGTGACAACCGGGGTGGTGCGTGACATCGATCTGGCGATCGTGGCCGAGCCGACAGGCTTCGATCTGGTCAACCGTCACAAAGGCACCGCGCGGTGGCGGATTCGAACCCGCGGGGTGGCCTGCCACTCCTCGACTCCTGAGTTGGGACGCAACGCGGTTTACGCGATGGCTCCCGTGGTCATGGGTTTGGAAGCACACGCCCGTGCCTTGAGGCGACCCGATCTGGATTTGGGCGGTCCCACCTTATCGGTCGGCACGATCCACGGTGGAGTTAGCGTGAATGTGGTGCCTGAGGAGTGCGTCATCGAGATTGATCGTCGGCTGATGCCGGGCGAATCGAGTCGGGAAGCGATCGACGCGGCCAACCGCGCGGTGCTAGAAACCCCTGGCGTCGATCCCACCCAAACCAGCTTCGAACCGCCTTGGATTGTCTCGCCTGCCTTGGAGGAACACGCCTCGTGGGAATGGCTCGGTCCCCTGGCCGACTCGATTGAGCGGACTCTGGGACGACGACCTGCCGTCCGAGGCGTCGCCTTCGGCACTGATGCGGGCGTCCTCAACCAGGCCGGAATCCCCTGTGTCGTGTTGGGTCCCGGTGACATCGCTCAAGCTCACACCAAAGAAGAGTGGATCAGCCTGGTCCAACTCTGCCAAGCGGTCGAGGTGTACGACCGCTTGGCCCGCGACCTGGGGTGA
- a CDS encoding SDR family NAD(P)-dependent oxidoreductase, with product MNPFDLTGRKAAVTGGNGGIGLGMARGLARAGADVAILGRNPDKTRAAAEAIAAEFHVRAVPILADLGVAAQCASAAEQAAEALGGLDILINNAGINIRRLPQEMTEEQWRDVLEVNLTGVFLLTKAAYPFLKAGGKGKVILIGSMTSIFGSSFAPAYAATKGAVVQLAKSLALAWAPDHIQVNAILPGWYDTDLTYKAREEIAGLHERVLARIPQGRWGKPEDIAGTAVWLASAASDYVTGIAVPVDGGYSAML from the coding sequence ATGAATCCCTTCGACCTCACCGGCAGAAAGGCGGCGGTGACCGGCGGTAACGGCGGCATCGGCTTAGGGATGGCGCGGGGGCTGGCTCGCGCGGGTGCCGACGTGGCGATTTTAGGTCGCAACCCGGACAAGACGCGGGCGGCCGCCGAAGCGATTGCCGCGGAGTTCCACGTGCGGGCCGTGCCGATCCTCGCCGATTTGGGCGTGGCTGCTCAGTGCGCTTCGGCCGCCGAGCAGGCCGCCGAGGCATTGGGCGGTCTGGATATCCTCATTAACAACGCGGGGATCAACATTCGTCGCCTTCCTCAGGAAATGACCGAGGAGCAATGGCGCGACGTGCTGGAAGTCAACCTGACCGGGGTGTTTCTTCTCACCAAGGCGGCCTATCCGTTTCTCAAGGCCGGGGGCAAGGGTAAGGTCATCCTGATTGGCAGCATGACCTCGATTTTTGGCTCCAGCTTTGCGCCGGCCTACGCGGCGACCAAAGGAGCGGTGGTCCAGCTCGCCAAAAGTCTGGCGTTGGCTTGGGCACCCGACCACATTCAGGTCAATGCTATCCTACCGGGCTGGTACGACACCGACTTGACTTATAAGGCCCGCGAGGAGATCGCCGGGCTGCATGAACGTGTGCTGGCGCGCATTCCCCAAGGGCGCTGGGGGAAACCCGAGGATATCGCGGGAACCGCCGTTTGGCTCGCCTCCGCCGCCTCGGACTATGTCACCGGGATCGCCGTTCCAGTCGACGGCGGTTATTCCGCCATGCTCTGA
- a CDS encoding aminopeptidase, which yields MADPRWQILADLLLNHSVKLAKGETLLVECFDLDDLTLPGLLVRGAAQRGARAYVELRDNRVIRDLTLHGDDEFFRLWGRWDRHRMEDVQAYLGLRGARNIGEMSDVPSGRMSAYSTHYLKPVHLESRIKSTKWCVLRMPGPGMAQQAGMSTEAFERFYFDVCCLDYARMARALEPLARRMRDADEARVLGPGTDLRFSIKGMPVVSCAGEKNIPDGEVFTAPHVESVEGVIQFNTPTVYQGAFFEGIRLVFKRGRIVEADCRVGDSHRLRAILHSDEGACRIGEFAIGCNPRILQPMRDILFDEKIAGSLHLAPGNAYDEADNGNRSKVHWDLVLIQRPECGGGRIEFDGQPIRVDGRFLAPELQPLDPE from the coding sequence ATGGCCGATCCCCGCTGGCAAATCCTGGCCGACCTCCTTTTGAATCACTCGGTCAAACTCGCCAAGGGCGAAACTTTGTTGGTCGAATGTTTCGATCTCGATGATCTCACCCTACCTGGTCTACTGGTTCGCGGCGCGGCTCAACGCGGCGCGCGTGCGTATGTCGAACTCCGTGACAACCGCGTGATTCGTGATCTGACCCTCCACGGCGACGACGAGTTCTTTCGCCTCTGGGGGCGCTGGGATCGCCACCGCATGGAGGATGTTCAAGCCTATCTCGGCTTGCGCGGGGCACGCAACATCGGGGAGATGTCCGACGTGCCTTCTGGTCGAATGAGCGCCTACAGTACCCATTATCTCAAGCCGGTTCATCTCGAATCCCGGATCAAATCCACGAAGTGGTGCGTCTTGCGAATGCCCGGACCTGGCATGGCCCAGCAAGCCGGCATGTCCACCGAAGCGTTCGAGCGCTTTTATTTCGATGTGTGTTGTCTCGATTACGCCCGAATGGCCCGCGCTCTGGAACCCCTGGCGCGACGGATGCGCGATGCCGACGAGGCGCGCGTCCTGGGGCCTGGAACCGATTTGCGATTTTCCATCAAGGGGATGCCGGTGGTGAGCTGCGCGGGCGAAAAGAACATCCCGGACGGCGAGGTTTTCACCGCGCCTCATGTCGAGTCGGTTGAAGGGGTGATTCAGTTCAACACCCCCACGGTTTACCAGGGAGCGTTTTTTGAGGGGATTCGGCTGGTTTTCAAGCGAGGGCGGATTGTCGAGGCCGATTGCCGCGTGGGCGACTCCCACCGCTTGCGGGCCATTCTCCATTCCGACGAGGGAGCTTGCCGGATTGGCGAGTTCGCTATCGGCTGCAATCCCCGGATTCTCCAGCCGATGCGCGACATCCTCTTTGACGAGAAGATTGCCGGGAGCCTCCATCTTGCTCCCGGCAACGCCTACGACGAGGCCGACAACGGCAATCGCTCGAAGGTCCACTGGGATCTCGTGTTGATCCAGCGTCCCGAATGTGGCGGGGGCCGCATCGAATTCGACGGTCAACCCATCCGGGTCGATGGCCGCTTCCTTGCGCCCGAATTGCAGCCGCTCGATCCCGAGTGA
- a CDS encoding PEP-CTERM sorting domain-containing protein, whose protein sequence is MSVHKTAALGLVVAWLIVAQPVAPAEAALILTTNQANYGSFQPGDTFNVEVFLSQSAAPPILLGTFLLELASITLEVDGPHQIVGFTPSSDFPVNGTATTGTTPTTSLDVFLSDLPGTVAIPGVGDPGLSLGVFTIQTAALGGIFSLRVREFDETPNSFDFAAVDANNSNNVLVFDPTASPSASFEVVIVPQDNGVPEPGTLVLAGLVTVAGWGWRWIHSGSSGCNSGARKRPSTRMG, encoded by the coding sequence ATGAGCGTTCACAAGACGGCGGCCTTGGGACTCGTCGTGGCCTGGCTGATCGTTGCCCAACCAGTAGCTCCGGCCGAGGCCGCGTTGATTCTGACGACCAACCAAGCCAATTATGGGAGTTTTCAACCGGGCGACACGTTCAATGTGGAGGTGTTTCTCAGTCAATCGGCTGCCCCTCCGATCCTCTTGGGAACATTCCTACTGGAGTTGGCGTCGATCACCCTGGAGGTGGACGGTCCCCACCAAATCGTGGGCTTCACTCCCTCGTCCGATTTTCCGGTGAACGGCACCGCGACGACAGGAACGACTCCAACAACGTCATTGGATGTGTTCTTGAGTGATCTCCCTGGCACGGTGGCGATCCCGGGGGTAGGGGATCCGGGGTTATCGTTGGGGGTATTCACCATTCAAACCGCCGCGTTGGGAGGAATCTTCTCGCTGCGGGTCCGCGAGTTCGACGAGACGCCCAACTCGTTCGACTTCGCGGCGGTGGATGCCAACAACTCCAACAATGTGCTTGTTTTTGATCCGACGGCCTCCCCGTCGGCTTCCTTTGAGGTGGTCATTGTTCCGCAGGACAATGGGGTGCCGGAGCCGGGTACCCTGGTGTTGGCTGGATTGGTGACGGTGGCCGGGTGGGGTTGGCGATGGATTCACTCGGGATCGAGCGGCTGCAATTCGGGCGCAAGGAAGCGGCCATCGACCCGGATGGGTTGA